In Chrysemys picta bellii isolate R12L10 chromosome 3, ASM1138683v2, whole genome shotgun sequence, a single genomic region encodes these proteins:
- the SIX3 gene encoding homeobox protein SIX3, giving the protein MVFRSPLELYPTHFFLPNFTTDPHHRSLLLASSSSSSSSSTGCSPGAGGGGGGSSRGPQEELSMFQLPTLNFSPEQVASVCETLEETGDIERLGRFLWSLPVAPGACEAINKHESILRARAVVAFHTGNFRDLYHILENHKFTKESHGKLQAMWLEAHYQEAEKLRGRPLGPVDKYRVRKKFPLPRTIWDGEQKTHCFKERTRSLLREWYLQDPYPNPSKKRELAQATGLTPTQVGNWFKNRRQRDRAAAAKNRLQHQAIGQSGMRSLAEPGCPTHNSAESPSTAASPTTSVSSLTERAETGTSILSVTSSDSECDV; this is encoded by the exons ATGGTTTTCAGGTCCCCTTTAGAGCTTTATCCCACCCATTTCTTCTTGCCAAACTTCACCACCGACCCGCATCACCGCTCCTTACTTCTcgccagtagcagcagcagcagcagcagcagcacgggCTGCAGCCCCGGTGCTGGCGGCGGTGGAGGAGGCAGCTCCAGGGGACCGCAAGAAGAGTTGTCAATGTTTCAGCTGCCCACACTCAACTTCTCCCCGGAACAAGTGGCCAGTGTCTGCGAGACGCTGGAGGAGACTGGAGACATCGAGCGGCTGGGGAGGTTCCTCTGGTCGCTGCCCGTGGCGCCAGGGGCATGCGAGGCCATCAACAAGCACGAGTCAATCCTCAGAGCCCGGGCGGTGGTGGCCTTCCACACCGGCAACTTCcgagacctctatcacatcctgGAGAACCACAAATTCACCAAGGAGTCCCATGGCAAGTTGCAGGCCATGTGGCTCGAAGCGCATTACCAGGAGGCCGAGAAGCTGAGGGGTCGCCCGCTAGGGCCGGTTGATAAATACAGGGTGAGAAAGAAGTTCCCGCTGCCCAGGACCATCTGGGATGGAGAGCAGAAGACGCACTGCTTCAAGGAGAGGACTCGCAGCCTCCTCAGGGAGTGGTACCTGCAagacccctaccccaaccccagcAAGAAAAGGGAACTGGCGCAGGCCACCGGCCTCACCCCCACGCAAGTAGGCAACTGGTTCAAAAACCGAAGGCAAAGAGACAGAGCAGCCGCTGCTAAAAACAG GCTCCAGCATCAGGCGATAGGACAGAGCGGCATGCGGTCGCTGGCAGAGCCCGGCTGCCCTACACATAACTCGGCCGAGTCTCCGTCCACGGCGGCCAGTCCTACCACCAGCGTCTCCAGTTTGACAGAAAGAGCCGAGACGGGGACCTCCATCCTCTCGGTAACCTCCAGCGACTCGGAATGTGATGTATGA